The proteins below are encoded in one region of Buttiauxella gaviniae:
- a CDS encoding ABC transporter substrate-binding protein, producing the protein MVYTFLFSLLLATTASANASDWQTLRQQANGQTVYFNAWGGDPAVNSYIDWAAGEMKKHYGVTVKVVHLADAADAVKRIQSEAAAGRKEKGSVDLLWVNGENFHTLKQAGLLKEGWAWELPNWRYVDQKKPVREDFSQPTDGAEAPWGSAQLMLIGNEQPNVTFPRSADELLAFAKANPGKLSYPRPPDFTGTAFIEQMLIVLTRDPQALRLPPDPATFKKVTAPLWDYLDKLHPLLWREGKTFPPTPARMDRMLADGELLLSMTFNPAHVDNLIERKQLPKTAQAFGFGQGMLGNVHFVTIPANASAQAGAQVLANFLMSPEAQIRKANPAIWGDATVLDSAALPPPFAEQLNAQKPAHLQAAPYLAEPHAAWVNTLEKEWLQRYGAM; encoded by the coding sequence CTGGTTTACACCTTTTTATTCTCGCTCTTGCTGGCCACAACGGCATCTGCCAACGCCTCCGACTGGCAAACTTTGCGCCAGCAGGCAAATGGCCAGACCGTTTATTTTAACGCCTGGGGCGGCGACCCGGCGGTAAACAGTTATATCGACTGGGCGGCGGGCGAAATGAAAAAGCACTATGGCGTGACGGTAAAAGTAGTGCATCTTGCCGATGCCGCAGATGCGGTAAAGCGCATTCAGAGCGAAGCCGCCGCCGGGCGCAAAGAAAAAGGTTCGGTCGATTTGCTGTGGGTGAATGGTGAAAACTTCCATACGCTCAAACAGGCCGGATTACTGAAAGAAGGCTGGGCATGGGAATTACCCAACTGGCGCTATGTCGATCAGAAAAAACCGGTGCGCGAAGATTTCTCACAGCCAACTGACGGGGCCGAAGCGCCGTGGGGCAGCGCTCAGTTAATGTTGATTGGCAACGAACAGCCGAACGTCACCTTCCCACGCAGCGCCGATGAACTACTGGCGTTTGCTAAAGCGAATCCCGGCAAACTGAGCTACCCTCGCCCGCCAGATTTTACCGGTACCGCGTTTATCGAACAGATGTTAATCGTCCTGACGCGTGACCCGCAGGCGCTGCGTCTTCCGCCTGATCCCGCAACTTTTAAAAAGGTGACCGCCCCGCTGTGGGATTATCTCGATAAACTGCATCCGCTGTTGTGGCGCGAGGGTAAAACCTTCCCGCCAACGCCTGCGCGTATGGACAGAATGCTGGCTGACGGCGAACTGTTGCTGTCGATGACCTTTAACCCCGCGCACGTTGATAACTTAATTGAGCGCAAGCAGCTTCCTAAAACGGCGCAGGCGTTTGGCTTCGGGCAAGGTATGTTGGGCAACGTTCACTTTGTCACGATCCCCGCCAACGCAAGTGCTCAGGCCGGGGCGCAGGTGCTGGCAAATTTCCTGATGTCGCCTGAAGCGCAAATCCGAAAAGCCAATCCAGCGATTTGGGGAGATGCCACGGTGCTGGATAGCGCAGCCCTGCCGCCACCTTTCGCTGAGCAGCTTAACGCGCAAAAACCGGCTCATCTGCAAGCGGCGCCTTACCTTGCAGAGCCGCACGCCGCCTGGGTTAATACGCTGGAAAAAGAGTGGTTACAACGCTACGGAGCGATGTGA
- a CDS encoding ABC transporter permease, which translates to MMLKPMLMPEIWQVLWADNQLPGALRATFNSTVISVTGSLMLCLMLLCGLWPGVRWQRYASHLPLLLALPHVAFASGFLFLFSDNGWLARLCGLSFHLDENGVGLGILLALKESWFLLWIASTQLNHQTLSQQLTVAQSLGYGPLQSRVRVLVPQLLPRLKWALLAVTAYSLSVVDVAMILGPANPPTLAVLAWQWLNDADPQRVLLGMLTSLLMVVMLGIFIALGYGLWALWRQALGRFSGTRHHLSIHTLARVSGSVMTVTGVAAIAMLIMWSLADGWFYPSLWPDALAFSGWQSADLSPLITTFWLALASSLAGLLVVIIWLEGGDSRFDRGFALPLFLPALPLVAGQYQLLLRLDLDGGWLGVIWSHLLWVVPYMLLVARPAWQQFDSRLAITARTLGWSSWKILCWVKLPLLMRPLLAAFAVGFAVSIAQYLPTLYAGAGRFATVTTQAVTLSSGGDPQQQAIQALLQMLLPGMIFIITLQLSRLFGRYRQGLR; encoded by the coding sequence ATGATGTTAAAGCCCATGCTAATGCCAGAAATCTGGCAAGTGCTATGGGCTGATAACCAATTACCGGGCGCACTGCGGGCCACATTTAACTCGACGGTTATTAGCGTTACCGGTTCACTGATGTTGTGCCTGATGCTCCTTTGCGGCCTGTGGCCCGGCGTGCGCTGGCAGCGTTACGCATCCCACCTGCCCTTGTTATTAGCCCTTCCGCATGTCGCCTTTGCCAGCGGTTTTTTATTCTTATTTTCCGATAACGGCTGGCTGGCGCGGCTGTGCGGCCTGTCGTTTCATCTTGATGAAAATGGCGTTGGCCTGGGGATTTTGCTGGCGCTCAAAGAGAGCTGGTTTTTGCTGTGGATTGCCAGCACGCAGTTAAATCATCAGACGCTTTCTCAACAACTCACCGTGGCGCAAAGCCTGGGTTATGGCCCGCTGCAAAGCCGCGTTCGGGTGCTGGTTCCGCAACTATTACCGCGCCTGAAATGGGCGTTGTTGGCGGTGACGGCGTACAGCCTTTCGGTTGTTGATGTCGCGATGATTCTTGGGCCTGCAAACCCGCCCACGCTCGCGGTTCTGGCCTGGCAGTGGCTTAACGATGCCGACCCGCAACGTGTTTTGCTGGGGATGCTCACCTCGCTTTTAATGGTTGTGATGCTGGGGATTTTTATCGCGCTTGGATACGGACTATGGGCATTGTGGCGTCAGGCGTTAGGGCGGTTTTCCGGTACCCGGCATCATCTGAGTATCCATACGCTGGCGCGCGTGTCGGGCTCAGTCATGACTGTGACGGGCGTCGCCGCGATCGCGATGCTCATTATGTGGTCGCTGGCGGACGGTTGGTTTTATCCGTCGCTATGGCCCGATGCCTTAGCATTCTCGGGCTGGCAAAGCGCCGATCTTTCACCGTTGATCACCACCTTTTGGCTGGCGCTGGCGAGCAGTCTGGCAGGGTTATTGGTGGTGATTATCTGGCTGGAAGGGGGCGATTCGCGGTTTGATCGCGGGTTTGCGCTTCCACTTTTTTTACCCGCCCTGCCGCTGGTCGCCGGGCAATATCAACTATTACTGAGGCTGGATTTGGACGGTGGCTGGCTCGGGGTAATCTGGAGCCATTTGCTGTGGGTTGTGCCCTATATGCTGCTGGTGGCGCGGCCTGCATGGCAACAGTTTGATTCCCGCCTGGCGATCACCGCCCGCACGCTGGGCTGGTCATCATGGAAGATTTTATGCTGGGTTAAACTTCCTCTGCTGATGAGGCCGCTGCTGGCGGCGTTTGCAGTCGGTTTTGCGGTGAGCATCGCACAATATCTTCCGACGCTGTATGCCGGTGCCGGGCGATTTGCGACAGTCACCACGCAGGCCGTAACCCTCAGCAGCGGCGGCGATCCGCAACAACAGGCGATTCAGGCCTTATTGCAAATGCTCTTACCGGGCATGATATTTATCATCACGCTCCAGTTAAGCCGCCTGTTTGGTCGCTATCGACAAGGATTACGCTAA
- a CDS encoding TVP38/TMEM64 family protein, producing MRKLLFATLAVVFILLIIFLPPGSLAALQHYQAQFSAWHQHHPLATALVLFAIYVVVATLSIPGATLLTLLAGSQFGLIQGTILVALAATFGATLAMLISRYLLRDWVQKRFTAPMSAINRGMEQEGLYYLFALRLTPVFPFFLINLLMGLTPVTTLRYFAVSLVGMLPAIVVYLNAGRELSKLRSLGDILSPGMIVTFILLGLLPLVSRRIVARFRTH from the coding sequence ATGCGTAAGTTACTGTTTGCCACGCTGGCTGTGGTTTTTATTCTGCTGATTATCTTCCTGCCGCCGGGTAGCCTGGCGGCGCTGCAACACTATCAAGCGCAATTCTCCGCCTGGCACCAGCACCATCCGCTGGCAACGGCACTGGTATTATTTGCCATTTATGTGGTCGTCGCTACCCTTTCCATCCCCGGCGCTACGCTATTAACCCTGTTGGCGGGCTCGCAGTTTGGGCTGATTCAGGGAACGATTCTGGTGGCGCTCGCGGCAACCTTTGGCGCAACACTCGCCATGCTCATTAGCCGCTATTTGCTGCGCGACTGGGTGCAGAAACGTTTTACAGCGCCTATGTCCGCCATTAATCGCGGTATGGAACAGGAAGGGTTGTACTATCTTTTCGCGTTGCGTTTGACGCCGGTTTTCCCATTCTTTCTGATTAACTTGCTGATGGGGCTGACGCCCGTCACCACGCTGCGTTATTTTGCGGTGAGCCTTGTCGGCATGTTGCCTGCCATTGTGGTTTACCTGAATGCCGGACGTGAACTCAGCAAACTTCGCTCCCTGGGCGATATTCTCTCGCCGGGTATGATAGTGACGTTTATTTTGTTGGGGTTACTGCCGCTGGTTTCACGCCGGATTGTCGCCCGTTTTCGCACCCATTAA
- a CDS encoding ATP-binding cassette domain-containing protein has translation MLSVKDCSISHASRSLIHKMSFTVGAGEVLTLMGPSGAGKSTFLNWMIGALPEEFSVTGALWLNGQQRDTLPTERRNIGILFQDALLFAHLNVGQNLAMALPAAIKGREQRKHCVEQALANAQLPDYYRRDPATLSGGERARVSVLRALLAQPEALLLDEPFSRLDQSLREQFRQFVWQQVEQQAIPVVLVTHDPQDIPPGGKIIQLNASQG, from the coding sequence ATGCTGTCTGTTAAAGATTGCTCGATTTCACACGCTTCTCGCTCGTTGATTCACAAGATGAGTTTCACCGTGGGCGCGGGCGAAGTGCTGACACTCATGGGCCCGTCGGGGGCAGGGAAATCGACATTTTTAAACTGGATGATAGGTGCACTCCCCGAAGAATTTAGCGTAACAGGCGCGCTTTGGCTTAACGGGCAGCAGCGCGATACGTTGCCAACCGAGCGGCGAAACATCGGCATTTTATTTCAGGACGCGCTGTTATTTGCCCATCTGAACGTGGGGCAAAATCTGGCGATGGCGTTACCCGCTGCCATCAAGGGTCGCGAACAACGTAAACATTGCGTTGAACAGGCGCTGGCGAACGCGCAACTCCCGGATTATTACCGACGCGATCCGGCCACGCTTTCCGGCGGTGAGCGGGCGCGAGTCAGCGTATTACGGGCGTTGCTGGCGCAACCTGAAGCGCTGCTTCTTGATGAGCCCTTCTCCCGCCTCGATCAATCTTTGCGCGAGCAATTCCGCCAGTTTGTCTGGCAGCAGGTGGAGCAGCAGGCCATTCCGGTGGTGCTGGTGACGCACGACCCGCAGGATATTCCGCCGGGCGGGAAGATTATCCAGCTCAATGCATCACAGGGTTAA